Proteins found in one Actinomycetota bacterium genomic segment:
- a CDS encoding epoxyqueuosine reductase QueH, which translates to MKVLLHACCAPCLLSPWERLKEENYEVVCLFYNPNIQPFQEYERRLNCLKKFCEENEIKLIEGAYDIDRFFQDVVYRERVRCPICYRLRLTETAKVARRGRFDYFSTTLLVSPFQKHDLIREIGQDIAERYDVPFLYLDFRKGWKKAVVKSRELELYRQQYCGCIYSERERYYKPHLVGKGISKK; encoded by the coding sequence ATGAAGGTCCTTTTACATGCCTGTTGTGCACCCTGTCTCTTATCCCCATGGGAGCGATTAAAGGAGGAAAATTATGAGGTCGTTTGCCTCTTCTATAATCCAAATATTCAACCCTTTCAGGAGTATGAGAGGAGGTTAAATTGCCTGAAGAAATTCTGTGAGGAGAATGAAATAAAGCTCATAGAGGGAGCTTACGATATAGATCGCTTCTTCCAGGATGTTGTCTATCGGGAGAGGGTAAGGTGTCCCATCTGCTACAGGTTGAGGCTCACGGAGACCGCAAAGGTGGCGAGAAGGGGTAGATTCGACTACTTCTCCACAACGCTTTTGGTGAGTCCTTTCCAGAAACACGATTTAATCCGTGAGATTGGCCAGGACATCGCCGAGCGATACGATGTTCCTTTTCTTTACCTCGATTTTCGGAAGGGTTGGAAGAAAGCCGTGGTCAAATCCCGTGAGTTGGAGCTGTATAGGCAGCAATATTGCGGGTGCATTTACAGCGAGAGGGAGCGATATTACAAGCCACATCTCGTTGGCAAAGGGATATCCAAGAAATAG
- the queA gene encoding tRNA preQ1(34) S-adenosylmethionine ribosyltransferase-isomerase QueA has protein sequence MKISEFDYLLPENLIAQHPIEPRDSSRLMIIDRATGRFEHRIFRDLPHYLSQGDCLVLNDTRVLPARLRGYKAETKGKVEVLLLHRIEDKKWKALVKPGRRLPPGVDLIFSDGLLVGHIEERLPGGERIISFECRGDFKEVLNRIGEVPLPPYIHETLEDKERYQTIYARREGSIAAPTAGFHCTPSLLKDLVRKGVRFVFVTLQVGLDTFRPVKVENVQEHKMHSEYFQVSQASAELINRTIDKGKRVIALGTTSARTLETVAVRIPNPKSPGSMGRKWRVVAGEGWTELFIYPGFDFKIVDALITNFHLPKSTTLILVSAFAGRNLITRAYREAIDREYRFLSFGDAMLIL, from the coding sequence ATGAAGATTTCCGAGTTCGATTACTTACTTCCTGAAAACCTCATAGCTCAACACCCCATAGAACCTCGGGATAGTTCGCGTTTGATGATCATCGATCGAGCGACTGGGAGATTCGAGCACAGAATCTTTCGAGATTTACCTCATTATCTTAGCCAAGGGGACTGCTTGGTGCTCAACGATACCAGGGTTCTCCCCGCTAGATTGCGAGGTTACAAGGCAGAGACTAAAGGTAAGGTTGAGGTTTTGCTTCTGCACCGAATTGAGGATAAAAAGTGGAAGGCACTGGTTAAACCGGGGAGAAGGCTCCCTCCAGGGGTGGATTTAATCTTCAGTGACGGACTATTGGTGGGCCATATCGAAGAAAGATTGCCCGGAGGTGAGCGGATAATTTCCTTTGAATGTCGAGGGGATTTCAAGGAGGTTTTAAATCGAATAGGAGAAGTACCACTACCTCCATATATCCATGAAACCTTGGAAGATAAAGAGCGCTATCAAACAATCTATGCGAGGAGAGAAGGATCGATCGCGGCACCGACCGCTGGTTTTCATTGCACTCCATCGCTTCTCAAAGATTTGGTGAGAAAGGGCGTTCGTTTCGTCTTTGTAACCTTGCAGGTGGGATTGGATACCTTTCGACCGGTGAAAGTGGAGAATGTCCAGGAGCACAAAATGCACAGCGAATACTTCCAAGTGAGCCAGGCTTCGGCTGAACTCATCAATCGGACCATTGATAAAGGGAAGAGGGTAATCGCCCTGGGTACGACCTCGGCAAGGACATTGGAGACCGTTGCTGTCCGAATCCCGAATCCCAAATCCCCGGGGTCAATGGGGAGGAAATGGCGGGTTGTGGCAGGAGAGGGTTGGACAGAGCTATTTATTTATCCCGGATTTGATTTTAAAATTGTTGATGCGCTGATAACCAACTTCCATTTGCCCAAATCGACCACGCTTATACTCGTTTCCGCCTTTGCGGGTAGGAATTTAATCACACGTGCTTATCGAGAAGCAATTGATAGGGAGTATAGGTTTCTAAGCTTTGGAGATGCGATGCTCATCCTCTAG
- a CDS encoding DUF2905 domain-containing protein produces the protein MDLQSLGKIILLFGLILFITGGLLYFFGKGLGLQRFPGDILYRRGNFTFYFPLGACILISIILTILLNLLFLLMRH, from the coding sequence ATGGATTTACAAAGTCTGGGCAAAATAATACTTCTATTTGGACTCATCCTCTTCATCACCGGCGGATTGCTCTATTTCTTTGGTAAGGGGCTTGGGTTGCAGCGCTTTCCCGGTGATATTCTTTACCGCAGGGGGAATTTCACCTTTTATTTCCCGCTTGGGGCTTGTATCCTTATAAGCATCATTTTGACCATTCTCTTAAATCTTCTCTTTCTCCTCATGAGGCATTAG
- a CDS encoding DUF763 domain-containing protein has protein sequence MKRTGIANLPLHYGRTPSWLFQRMKELAREITLFIVGEFGPEEMLRKLSDPLWFQAFGCVLGFDWHSSGVTTTVCGALKEGIRRLERDLGLLVAGGKGKVSRKTPSEIEGFGDLLSIDPSILVYASRMAAKIDSVALQDGFQLYHHCFVFTIKGSWAVVQQGMNEETRYARRYHWLGDELKSFVCEPHYAICCDQRRRPLNMVARESEDARNVSTSLSREKPERLVSTLKKLQTLDLPASHQILVHDLSPESLGRIFLKTYERQPEDFERLLGIEGVGPKTIRALSLISELVYGVAPSFRDPVKYSFAHGGKDGHPYPVDRETYDKSIEILRVAVTHAKIGRREKLEAIKRLSYPLSKRTSRL, from the coding sequence TTGAAAAGAACGGGAATTGCCAATTTGCCGCTGCATTATGGCAGGACTCCTTCTTGGCTTTTCCAAAGGATGAAGGAGTTAGCTAGAGAGATTACCTTGTTCATTGTGGGCGAATTTGGACCGGAGGAGATGCTCAGGAAACTCTCCGATCCCTTGTGGTTCCAGGCTTTTGGCTGTGTCTTGGGATTTGACTGGCACTCCAGTGGCGTGACCACCACGGTTTGTGGAGCATTGAAGGAGGGCATCAGGAGACTTGAGAGAGATTTAGGTTTACTTGTGGCCGGGGGCAAGGGAAAGGTTTCCCGCAAGACTCCTTCAGAGATTGAAGGTTTCGGGGATTTGCTCTCGATTGATCCATCAATATTGGTTTATGCCAGCAGAATGGCGGCCAAAATTGACAGCGTTGCCCTTCAGGATGGCTTCCAGCTCTATCATCATTGCTTTGTCTTTACTATCAAAGGTTCTTGGGCTGTGGTTCAGCAGGGAATGAATGAAGAGACCAGATATGCCAGAAGATATCATTGGCTTGGCGATGAACTTAAGAGCTTTGTCTGCGAGCCCCATTATGCCATCTGCTGTGATCAGAGGAGAAGACCCCTAAATATGGTCGCGAGGGAGAGTGAAGATGCGAGGAATGTGAGCACATCGCTTTCCCGTGAGAAACCCGAGCGTTTGGTCTCAACCCTCAAGAAACTGCAAACACTGGATTTACCAGCCTCGCATCAAATTCTCGTTCACGATCTATCCCCTGAGAGCTTGGGAAGGATTTTCCTCAAAACTTATGAAAGACAACCCGAGGATTTCGAGAGACTTTTGGGGATTGAAGGGGTTGGTCCCAAAACGATTCGAGCTCTCAGTTTGATTTCCGAACTGGTCTATGGGGTGGCTCCGAGTTTTCGCGATCCCGTCAAGTACAGCTTTGCTCACGGGGGGAAGGATGGCCATCCCTATCCTGTGGACAGGGAAACCTATGATAAATCCATAGAAATTTTGAGGGTGGCGGTGACTCACGCCAAAATCGGGCGGAGGGAGAAATTGGAGGCCATCAAAAGACTTTCTTACCCCTTGTCCAAACGAACATCGCGTTTATAA
- the tgt gene encoding tRNA guanosine(34) transglycosylase Tgt produces the protein MSFKFEVLHTDKNTRARVGRIITPHGEIDTPVFIPVGTKGAVKTLTPEELRGMGAQLILGNTYHLYLRPGHGVIKEAGGLHHFMHWDGPIITDSGGYQIFSLSPTLKVTDEGVKFQSIFDGSVHFLSPERVIEIQHALGADIIMVLDQCTPYPAEFDYVREAVLRTLNWAERCRKNHENPKQALFGIIQGGIHPDLRRLSAEKTLEMDFPGYGIGGFSVGEPHDLMFEILEPTLSFIPFGKPRYLMGVGNPSSLLESIGLGIDMFDCALPTRVARNGTVFTTEGKINLRNARYTRDFKPLDPSCSCYVCRNYTRAYLRHLHNIGEILAHRLLTWHNLAFIFNLLSDAREAILDDSFAKFREDFLTRYPTSEFAVLE, from the coding sequence ATGAGTTTTAAATTTGAGGTTTTACACACCGATAAGAATACTCGTGCCCGCGTCGGGAGGATCATCACTCCTCACGGGGAGATCGATACCCCCGTGTTCATACCCGTGGGAACGAAGGGGGCGGTCAAGACCCTGACCCCTGAAGAATTGAGGGGAATGGGTGCCCAATTGATTCTGGGCAATACTTACCACCTGTATTTGCGCCCAGGGCACGGAGTGATTAAGGAAGCCGGGGGGTTACACCACTTTATGCACTGGGACGGACCAATTATCACCGACAGTGGAGGATATCAGATTTTTAGCTTGAGCCCCACCCTAAAGGTTACAGACGAGGGGGTTAAATTCCAATCCATCTTCGATGGTTCGGTTCATTTCCTTTCTCCCGAAAGGGTTATAGAAATTCAGCATGCCCTGGGTGCGGATATCATCATGGTTCTTGACCAATGCACACCTTATCCTGCAGAATTCGATTATGTGCGTGAAGCGGTGTTGAGAACCCTCAATTGGGCTGAAAGATGCAGGAAAAATCACGAAAATCCCAAACAGGCTTTATTTGGAATCATCCAGGGTGGGATCCATCCAGATTTGAGAAGATTAAGTGCGGAAAAAACGCTGGAGATGGATTTTCCGGGTTATGGAATAGGGGGATTTAGCGTGGGGGAACCTCACGATCTTATGTTTGAAATCCTCGAGCCCACCCTATCTTTCATTCCTTTTGGTAAACCCCGGTATCTCATGGGTGTGGGCAATCCCTCGAGTCTTTTGGAATCCATTGGATTGGGGATCGATATGTTTGACTGCGCCCTTCCCACAAGAGTGGCTCGAAATGGAACTGTTTTTACAACGGAGGGGAAAATAAATCTCCGGAATGCCAGATATACCAGGGATTTTAAACCCCTTGATCCCTCTTGTTCCTGCTACGTTTGCAGAAATTATACTCGTGCGTACTTACGACATCTTCACAATATCGGAGAAATTCTCGCTCACAGGCTTCTTACGTGGCATAATTTAGCATTTATCTTTAATCTGCTTTCCGACGCGAGAGAGGCCATATTGGATGATTCTTTCGCGAAATTTAGAGAAGATTTTTTAACCCGTTATCCGACATCCGAATTCGCTGTGCTTGAATAA
- a CDS encoding YbaK/EbsC family protein, with the protein MAICPDVKKYLEKKGVSYEHITHPQVFSCIEEAKALGIEADEIAKNLIIKIKDRRAFAVLPGAHRLDMHKLREVVGSSYARLITEEEMGAEFPKYEIGAVPPLGELFGIPVYVDKRLLDHETVIFTGGTHIDSIRMNCRDFVNLVNPRVVDLAEEV; encoded by the coding sequence TGTCCCGATGTCAAGAAATATCTGGAAAAGAAGGGTGTCTCATACGAGCATATCACCCACCCCCAAGTTTTCAGTTGCATCGAAGAGGCAAAAGCGTTGGGAATAGAAGCGGATGAGATCGCCAAAAATTTAATCATAAAGATCAAGGATAGACGCGCTTTTGCTGTTTTGCCGGGGGCACATAGATTGGACATGCACAAGCTGAGAGAGGTTGTGGGATCAAGTTATGCCCGGTTGATCACGGAGGAAGAGATGGGGGCGGAATTCCCTAAGTACGAGATCGGTGCGGTTCCACCCCTGGGGGAGCTGTTTGGTATTCCCGTCTATGTGGACAAGAGGCTGCTGGATCACGAGACGGTGATCTTTACCGGAGGTACCCACATCGATTCCATCAGGATGAATTGTCGGGATTTTGTAAATCTGGTCAACCCCAGGGTTGTAGATTTAGCCGAAGAAGTTTAA